A DNA window from Pedomonas mirosovicensis contains the following coding sequences:
- a CDS encoding YkvA family protein, translating to MPKDRASEPPLTPIPVIDVKDEARNAETVDAGFWDKIRRLAGRLPFADTLVAAWFCARDPDTPPRVRAMLLGALAYFVVPTDVIPDFLLHLGGFTDDAAVLAAVIGIVGSNIKPSHRAAARQALGLPPSPEDEPAPVAEEPTKKKRFWLF from the coding sequence AACCGCCCCTGACGCCTATCCCCGTCATCGACGTGAAGGATGAGGCGCGCAACGCCGAAACCGTGGACGCCGGCTTCTGGGACAAGATCCGCCGCCTTGCCGGCCGCCTGCCCTTTGCCGACACGCTGGTCGCCGCGTGGTTCTGCGCCCGCGACCCCGACACGCCGCCCAGGGTGCGGGCCATGCTGTTGGGCGCGCTGGCCTACTTCGTGGTGCCGACCGACGTCATCCCCGATTTCCTTCTTCACCTCGGCGGATTTACGGACGATGCCGCCGTGCTCGCAGCCGTCATCGGCATCGTCGGGTCCAACATCAAGCCAAGCCACCGGGCTGCGGCCCGCCAGGCCCTCGGCCTGCCGCCCTCCCCAGAAGATGAACCCGCCCCCGTCGCCGAGGAGCCGACGAAGAAAAAGCGCTTCTGGTTGTTTTGA
- the dnaA gene encoding chromosomal replication initiator protein DnaA: MNGDLGGQAAHTGDPWQTIRDVLRAEYGERTFESWLKPITYVGVEGSDVLLSLPTHFMCDWVKSHFAERLRALWSFYVPGIRSVRLVVAPAMRGEASPVFPANDSHANDTVSVDPTVEEPELGARLEERFTFERFVIGKSNEFAYNAARRVAEGGPINFNPLFLHGGVGLGKTHLMHAIGWAVRQQKADAKVVYLSAEKFMVAFLAALRHKDTISFKQRFRSVDVLMIDDVQFIAGKESTQEEFFHTMNALIDDGKRLVISADRSPYDLEGIEERVRSRLQWGLVADINPTDYELRLNILHAKAEAMPGVMVSHDVLDFLARKIVSNVRELEGALNRVAAHASLIGHPITLDFARQVLADVLRANDRKITIDDIQRKVADYYKVKLADLLSARRARDIARPRQVAMYLAKRLTPRSLPEIGRKFGGRDHTTVMHAVKRIEELRTTDSELEADLDRLSRLIDG, from the coding sequence ATGAACGGGGATCTAGGAGGGCAGGCGGCTCATACCGGCGATCCGTGGCAGACGATTCGGGACGTTCTGCGCGCGGAGTACGGCGAGCGCACCTTCGAGAGCTGGCTGAAGCCCATCACCTATGTGGGCGTTGAGGGCAGCGACGTTCTCCTCAGCCTGCCGACCCACTTCATGTGCGATTGGGTGAAGAGCCATTTCGCCGAGCGCCTGCGCGCCCTGTGGTCGTTCTATGTGCCGGGCATCCGCTCCGTGCGCCTGGTGGTCGCCCCGGCCATGCGCGGCGAAGCCTCGCCCGTTTTCCCCGCCAACGATTCGCACGCCAACGATACGGTGTCGGTCGATCCGACCGTCGAGGAGCCGGAACTTGGCGCGCGCCTTGAAGAGCGCTTCACGTTCGAGCGGTTCGTCATCGGCAAATCCAACGAGTTCGCCTACAACGCCGCGCGCCGCGTGGCCGAAGGCGGGCCGATCAACTTCAACCCGCTGTTCCTGCACGGCGGCGTCGGCCTCGGCAAAACCCACCTCATGCACGCCATCGGCTGGGCCGTGCGCCAGCAGAAGGCCGATGCCAAGGTGGTCTACCTTTCGGCCGAGAAGTTCATGGTCGCGTTCCTCGCCGCCCTGCGCCACAAGGACACCATCTCCTTCAAGCAGCGCTTCCGCAGCGTCGACGTGCTGATGATTGACGACGTGCAATTCATCGCGGGCAAGGAATCGACTCAGGAAGAATTCTTCCACACCATGAATGCGCTGATCGATGACGGCAAACGCCTCGTCATCTCGGCGGACCGCAGCCCCTATGATCTGGAGGGCATCGAGGAGCGGGTGCGCTCGCGCCTCCAGTGGGGCCTGGTGGCGGACATCAACCCCACCGACTACGAGCTGCGCCTCAACATCCTGCATGCCAAGGCGGAAGCCATGCCGGGCGTCATGGTCTCCCACGACGTGCTCGATTTTCTGGCCCGCAAGATCGTCTCCAACGTGCGCGAACTGGAAGGGGCGCTCAACCGAGTCGCCGCCCACGCCTCGCTCATCGGCCACCCGATCACGCTGGACTTCGCCCGGCAGGTGCTGGCCGACGTGCTGCGCGCCAACGACCGCAAGATCACCATCGACGATATCCAGCGCAAGGTGGCCGATTACTACAAGGTGAAGCTGGCGGACCTGCTCTCCGCCCGCCGCGCGCGCGACATTGCTCGCCCGCGCCAAGTCGCCATGTACCTGGCCAAGCGCCTGACGCCCCGCTCACTGCCGGAAATCGGCCGCAAGTTCGGCGGGCGCGACCACACCACCGTCATGCACGCGGTCAAGCGCATCGAGGAACTCCGCACCACCGATAGCGAACTGGAAGCGGATCTCGACCGCCTGTCCCGCCTGATCGACGGCTGA
- the rpsT gene encoding 30S ribosomal protein S20, which produces MANTPQARKRIRRNARRAEINKARVSRIRTFVKKVELAIASGDKSAAEVALQAAQPELQRGVTKGVLHKNTVARRISRLTHRVRALG; this is translated from the coding sequence ATGGCCAACACACCGCAGGCGCGTAAGCGCATCCGCCGCAACGCTCGTCGCGCGGAGATCAACAAGGCGCGCGTCAGCCGCATCCGTACGTTCGTGAAGAAGGTTGAGCTCGCCATTGCCAGCGGCGACAAGTCTGCCGCCGAAGTGGCTCTGCAGGCTGCTCAGCCGGAACTGCAGCGCGGCGTCACCAAGGGCGTCCTGCACAAGAACACGGTTGCGCGCCGCATTTCGCGCCTCACGCATCGCGTTCGCGCCCTGGGCTAA